A stretch of Brassica rapa cultivar Chiifu-401-42 chromosome A08, CAAS_Brap_v3.01, whole genome shotgun sequence DNA encodes these proteins:
- the LOC103834284 gene encoding protein SPIRAL1-like 5 has translation MSRGGSSGGGQSSLGYLFGSDNETPKNLPSAAPKPTPPYGIDPTDDDKSDQKPKISNNNNYYRAQGQNSGNFVTDRPTTKVKSVPGGGSSLGYLFGVKE, from the exons ATGAGCCGAGGTGGGAGCTCTGGAGGCGGACAAAGCTCACTAGGCTATCTTTTTGGATCAGACAATGAGACTCCAAAGAATCTCCCATCGGCTGCCCCAAAGCCTACACCACCATACGGCATAGATCCCACCGACGACGACAAATCTGACCAAAAGCCTAAGATCTCTAACAACAACAACTACTACAGAGCTCAGGGCCAAAACTCTGGCAACTTCGTCACA GATCGTCCAACGACGAAGGTTAAGTCGGTTCCTGGTGGAGGTTCGTCTCTTGGATACTTGTTCGGAGTAAAGGAATGA